In Canis lupus baileyi chromosome 19, mCanLup2.hap1, whole genome shotgun sequence, the sequence GAAAAGTCAAGTAAGGCACCACACCCATTCCTCCCAACTGCCATTTTAAAAGGGGGGTGAAACAAAGTGGTGGCGCTGCCCAGAAGAGACTGCCCTTTGTGGTAAGGTAAAGCTGCCCCTGGACCCCAGGCTGTCTGGGTGCTTCCATTCATCTCCTCAGTAGAACAAGCCTACAAACCACTGAAGCCCAATCTTACTGCTTACCTCGATGGGGGCTGTGATGCCTTGACATTTTCTTCCTAAACCTGAGCCTTCCCGCCAACCCATGGCCTGCAGCATCTTGTTGCCAATGTTACTGTGGTCAATGCCATCTTTGGTGGGCTGCTCGTAATTCCTGCCAGTGGCAAACACACAGTTACTTAAAACAGCCAGAGCCCCTGCTAATGAAATGGAAAAGGTACACAACAACACATACACAGTGCCAGCATCAAACTGCTTCTTGCGCTTGGGCTCTGGAGGTTCTGGAATGCCGTACTTCTCTCGTCTCTCTGCAGCTCGATCTCGGTATTTCATCTATGTGGGAGAACAAAGGATGCTAGACATTCAGATCTAAATCTTCCAACAGCCTGCCTGACACACTGAGACTTCACGATTACCACCCTCAAGGACTATCCTAATCTGGAGCGTGGCCTCTTAAGAGTGGTCTGAAATACCAAATGCCCCTTGTTTCCCTCACTGCAGTTAGTCCTATCAAAAATGGTGGGTGTGTAGGGACTGTGTGGAATCTGGGGCAGAGCTACACCTGCAACaaggaattttatttcattagctATTGCTTGTCAAGCTCTTTGACAGGCCTGCTGAGCCACTGGTGCAGCCTACCAGTATctagaggaagaggagggcagagCTGCCATTCCTCTTACCACCTGGGACAGGTCCACCTCCAGGGACAGATGGCACCAAGGAGGCTTCCAGAGACCCATTCATCAGGGAGCTGGTACTGTAAACAGTGGAAAAGAACAGGAGAGCAGAAGCCCTAGCTACAGATAGCCTGAACTATAAAATTAACGTGGAGTGAGAAATTTCAAGTAACTTGTCCACTTCATCTCTAACCCACGGACCTCTATTTGGATTTTAAAACTGGCTGGCTCTCAATCTGCCTCATGAACTATTAAATGCCTATCCATTATTGGCCTCACTTGCTTTTGCTGCCTTCACTCCAAACCCTGCCCTGCCTACCGCTTTCTTCCTTACTATTTGTAATTGTCTTATGTATGTAATTGTCTTATGCCCTGATGTCCCTTGGGCCTAATGTGAAGCCTCCCTCATTGCAGGCCAAACAAGATCACATTCTCCTTACTAAAATCCAGTGTACCTCACCAGCAAGATAACCTGGTGTTTAGGACTTGTGAGCTGTCTTCAGGATGTGCTTCCGTGCATCCTCGTAGACATAGTGCAGACCTCACAATGCACACAGATCCCAGGTCCAGGCTACATGAACCACAATGGCCAGGTGACAAATATGTGACAAATCCTGCCTTGCCCCTGGGACCTGGAACTAAGTGCTACAAATaaaagctaaaggcagatacaaGATACTCCTCCTAGTGGCAAAGTGATCCTTAttcacctctctctccctcagctccaagGCTTCCAGCTCCTGCTCACTCAGCCTGGATCGTCGGTAGATATCCATGTTTTGCTGTAAGAAATTTGACAGACATGGTAAGAATTTAGACCAAACTAATTTGAAATGTCATTTCTAACAATATCTATCTATTCTAAGAGTCAAAGCCCAGTTCAATATACCATAGCATGAAAACCAGAACCTGATGTATATGGAGCCCCCATGCTCTTTAACACTCTACAATCTGGAACAGACCACAATAAGAATAGCCTTTTGAAAGGTGATCGaacactccatgcagggatctgCCAAACCTTCACCACAGTCAGGCCACTTGTGACACTTTgctgccttccctccctgccttggATCAGCTCAGAGAAGCATGGTCACCTTGTGAAGGTCTGAGAGCTGCTGGTGCCTGACCAGGGCATCTCTGTTGGGGAACTGGCGCCGGCAGAGCAGGCAGGCCATCTTTTTCCAGTCGGCCAgcttctcttcctcactctccAGTCTCTCCACTAGCTCCTCTTCATTGTCGCTGTCACCACTGTAAGCAGCAACCAGACCCCTCTGGGAACAAGAGTGTGTCATTGGAAACATACAATAGGAAGGAGCCATGACTATATGATAAAACACGCAATTCAAGATGTGTGAGAACTCCCACTGCCCCAAGCCATATTTCAACAGTGTGGAACAGTCAGGTCCTCAAATGCTGGGCCTGCCAGCCTCCTGGTATCAACCCTCCTGAGGCCCAGGAAAAGTTCCTGGATGGCTGTTTTCAAACTACTCACCACGTACGAATACCCAAATATAACAGAGTAGTGGCCCACCTAGACCAGTATCTACCAAGTAAAACATGTTTTATTGTCTTGATTTTCTCTTCCCAGACCATTAAAATTCTACTTACAAATGCAATAAAACTCAACTGAGCTTAGGAATTCAGGTTTCATTCACTGCTCCAGCTCACTAGCTCTCACCCAGAAAACAAAGCCTTGGACATGGATTCTATGTGCAGGACCTGCTCTAAATACCCACTGATAGTGAGCACATCCAGTTTTAAGTAGGAATCACAGCCAAGATGAAGGGGAGATACCCAGTGAGATAGCAAGCACAAATATGGCCTTAAAAACACTggtggtgggcagcccgggtggctcagcggttttagcgctgccttcagcccagggcgtgatcctggagtcctgggatcgagtcccacgtcgggctcccttcatggagcctgcttctccctctgcctgtgtctctgcttctctctctctgtctctcatgaataaataaataaaatcttaaaaacaaaacaaaacactgatggTCTTCTACTTACCTTGAGAGGATTCTCCTCATCTCCATTTCGCACCAGTTCTGGGATGAGCTGCTGCCTTTCGGCTAAGGCTCCCTGGGAAACACAGAACAAGTCATAAGCCTCACATTTTACTTAAGTTCCCTTTATGAAGTGTGGCCATTCTTGCTGTTACCTTTTTCTCAAAGAGAGCAAAGCCAGCATCTGCCGCAGCGgactctctcctttcttcttctctcaagGAGTTAACAGGttgaaagctatttttaaaattttctttctgcttgtttAAACTCTTAGCCCAGCGTTCCATATCTTTGGCGATCTAGTGCCAGACAACAACCACGAAAAACCATTTAGAAATACAGGACTTTAGAAAACTGTCTCCTGTGCCACAAATAAGCAGCCATTAAAGGTCTCACCTCAATCACGTGCTCTGGAACAAAACCCCTTTTGCCCTTACTTCTACCTACAAATATCTTCATGAAATGCAATGCATACACCCAAAGTCATTAACAAATACTGATTGAAAAAGCCTGTGAAGCTTCGAGgatatttttccttctaagtATGTATACAGGCAACTGACAATGTATGGTAACTTAAAAGTAATTTACAAAATGCTCTGTGAACTTGATGTAAATAAGATATGTGgcccagttttcttttgttttggtttttattattcattcattcatttatttatttatgatagacatagagagagagagaggcagagggagaagcaggctccatgcagggagcctgatgtgggacgatcccgggactccaggattgtgccctgggccaaaggcaggcgctaaactgctgagccacccagggatccccttgttttggtttttaagattttatttattcgagagagagagagagagaagaggcaggcggcaacataggcagaggaagaagcaggctccatgcagggagcccgatgtgggacttgatcctgggacttcaggatcacaccctgggccgaaggcaggcgctaaaccactgacgtgacccagtttttaaaaagattcaaataaagCCGACACAGATGCCACAcctgaaaacacagaaagaaaaaaagaaagcccaatCCTCTAGAGAGAACTGAGTTCCCTTCCTGGGTCATGGTCTCACCTGCTGGGCTGTTTTGCTCTTGggtttctccttcttttccttcccctcctttgCAGGAGGTAGGCCCGTCTGCTGGTGGGAGCTGGACTCTGCAGCTGGCACGTAGgtctccttctccccatcccaGTAAAGGTACTGCTGGGTCAGGGAATTGTAGTAGTActagaaacaaaacacaattaaTGCAGGCTTTCTGCTTTGTCAAACccttaaaagaatattttgttaaaaagacatatcaagggatccctgggtggtgcagcggtttggcgcctgcctttggcccagggcgtgatcctggagaccgggatggaatcccacgtcaggctcccggtgcatggagcctgcttctccctctgcctaggtctctgcccccctctctctctctgtgtgactatcataaataaataaaaacttaaaaaaaaaaaaaaaaagacgtatcAAAATTCTTTTgtcaaaaaaaggaaacacaaacatAAAACACGCTGTGGAAAAGTATTTATTTCCTGCCTAGAAAGAAGCTGCTGTACATGCTGGTGTGGTAAGAATACAGAACTAGCCAGTGAAGAAGTATGAAACTTCTGGGACAAAAGTAGAATATGGTTTCTAAAGAGTGTAGTTCCATTAATCTAATCCCTGGGCTTGGAGTGCACCCAAAGAGCCATGTATCTGACTCCTTTTCATAGCCCATTTATACAAACCAGGTGGCCAGAACAGGTGgtacagagggtttttttttttttttttttttaaagatttattgggaggagggtggggggtggaggtgaatgggtgacgggcactgaggggggcacttgacgggatgagcactgggtgttattatgtatgttggcaaactgaacaccaataaaaaagaaattcattattaaaataaaataaaaaaataaaaaataaatgatttattatttattatttttagtaatctctacatccagtatggggctcgatctcaaaaccctgaaatcaagagtccatgtTCCACCAACTGGGCCAGCTAGGCACGCCTTAGAggaggagctttttttttttttttttttttaatttttatttatttatgatagtcacagagagagagagaaagaggcagagacacaggcagagggagaagcaggctccatgcactgggagcctgaatgtgggattcgatcccgggtctccaggatcgtgccctgggccaaaggcaggcgccaaaccgctgcgccacccagggatcccgaggaggagcttttattttttattttattttattattattattttttttggaggaggagcTTTTAATCACACATCTTCCATGACAACCAGTTAACAGCCAGTTCATCATCAGGTTCAAACATCTGGAACCCTTTGGACACCCAGGCAACCAAACACAGGGTTGTAAAATGCCAGCTTGGGAGTTGAAAGGTGGTAAGTGAAGGAACTGGATCTGACATATGTAGGAAGAACTGCAATAGCAGATAGGTAGCACctatctctcctcctcctcttcttctttttttaaatgattttatttatttattcatgagagacacacacagaaagagagagaggcagagacacaggcagagggagaaagaagcaggctccatgcagggagcctgacgtaggactcgatcccaggtctccaggatcacaccttgggctgaagatggtgctaaactgctgagccacccggaatGCCCCTTCTCCTCTTTTTTATTGCCTATTCATTCACTCTACCTGCTTAGCAGGGACCCAGGGACATGATACGCTATATCTTTTCTGGGGAAGATGGCATGGGTCAGACATAGGAGTCACAGCTGCCTATGGCCACTAAAAACTGCCTGGGTAATGGTTAGACTTCACAGGCAAGAGAACTAGAACCATACAAGACTTGGCTTGCTCACCATTCCACACCTCACTCTCAGAAACCACAAGCTCTCAATGCCAAGTTCCTGTTAAAAGCACTTATTTTACTATCCTATATATATAGCTCCCGGTCATAAGTAATTGTTTATTTATGGAGTGTTAAAGctgtctttcctctttaaaataatataccactaccaaaaataaaacatcaccCCAGAGATCTGCTAATTTCTACCCACAGATCAGGACACTAAGTAAAAGAGGCTGGACACAATAAGTCACATGCTGTCCACctccacttacatgaaatgcTAAGAGGCAAATCTGCAGAGACCAGAAAACAAATAGTGGTTGATGGAGGGACTCAGGAGGGACTGCTAAGGGGACAGGTTTCTTTTGGggttaataaaaacattttggattacaaataaataaagagcaaggggtgtctggctggctcagttggtagagcagatcttgatctcagggttgtaagttcaagccccaggttgggtgtagaaattacttaaaaataaaatctgggaaaaagaataaaaaataaaataaaatctggggtgcctgggtggcaaagtcacttaaacatccaactcttggttttggctcaggtctgattttggggttgtgggattgagccctgcactcagtggggaatctgcttgggtttctctctccctctccctttgcccctccccctgcatatGCTCATGTGCATCTGTGTGTTCATGCTCACTCTATGaaataagcaaatcttaaaaaaaatttttttaaggtgctgcctgggtggttcagttagctgcctgactcttgatttcagctcaggtcttgatttcagagttgtgaattcgccctgtgtcgggctccacactaggtgtggagcctacttaaaaaaaaaacaaaacctcaggggatccctgggtggggcagcagtgtagcgcctgcctttggccgagggcgtgatcctggagacccgggatcgaatcccacatcgggctcccggtgcatggagcctgcttctccctctgcctatgtgtctctgcctctctctctctctctgtgactatcataaattaaaacaaaacaaaacaaaacctcacatacctaaaaacaaacaaacaagcaaacaaacagtgAAGTTTAGCTCAATTAAAAAAGTACACAGGAAGAGAAACCACATTTTCAAACTTCTATCTAGGTCTTTACGTAAACACTAACAGCCATCTATAAATTTTAttgacagggcagccccggtggctcagcggtttggcgccactttcagtccagggcatgatcctggagacctgggatcgagtcccatgtcaggctccctgcatggagtctgcttctccctctgcctgtgtctctgcctctctctctctgtgtctctcatgaataaataaaatctttaaaaaaaatttttttattgacaaAATAATCCATGGTCCTAGAAATCAGACTTGTGGTTACTGAAGGGGGGGGGTACTGGCCAGCAGGGGGCATGAAGGAGCTTTCAGCACACTAGGAATATTCTCTCATCTCAGCGCTGATATAGGAGTACGTACACATGTAAACATTCTAAGAAATGTACACTTCAGCTTTGTACCCTTTTCCTATATGTACACTAtacctcaaaaacatttttaacatttaaatgataaaattccTAAAATAGAAATTACATCTTGGTGGTTCTGAAGAATTTAAAACCAATCTGGGCCACTTACTCCTTTGCAGGAGTTATTTCATGTCATGCTTCATAAATGGACTAAgtgaaatgaagatatttttagtGAAATTGGGGAGGAAAACAGTGCACTTACCTGTGAGTTAGGGTCATAGTACAGCCCTGTTGTTGGATCATAATAATATCCTGAAGATTCGTCATACTGGTAAGTGGATGTGTCAGGCACtgctgcaaaaacaaaaaccagcacACAGTCATTCCAGGTAAGAAACAAGCTTTACTTGAAACTCTAAACCACTGAGATGTGGCAGGCCTTAATGGTCTTCTCTCATATCCCCAAGTGTCCCTCTGACACCCACAAAGGGAGAAAACGCTTACTAGACACAGACAACAACTAGGACCTTCCAACTGTCAACAGCCCCATGAGGTTTGGCTTACCATATTTGGTACCAGGAACTACACCAGTGGGGGAAGCGGCTGGGGCCTGTGTACTTGTGCTAGTGCTAGGCTGTGCTTCCTCAGTCTGGAAAGAACAGCAGCTTCAATATAATTTCAACTGTAAAGCCTCTTAAGAGAACTAAATCACTGCAATGATTCAGGAGGAAGGGCTCCCCTGACAGACATACTGTAGTAATGATCTAGGGCAATCCTTGAACAAAAAACACATGCTGACAACTTTCTTCCTAAAAATCAAGTTGAAGCATGCAGGAAGTATCAATACACCCTGTTTGGAATCTTATGTTCTAAATACATACCCcaaattattttatcatctaATACTACCAGAGAAGTAAGGTCGGAATATCTGTATATTATTCAAACCTGGCTCATGCAGCAGGAAAGAATAATACTTTATAGCAAAAGCAAGccagcccccccacctccccgcatCACCAGTTCTGTATTTAGGACAACAGGATTACCGGAGAGCTGGGTGGATTGGAGGTCTGATTATACAGCTGGGGACTCTGGGACACTACAGCTGCTGAGGTGGTGGTCACTGCTGTGCCTAATGATAAACACAGAGGTTAGGAAGGGCCGAGGCACTAACTCCAAGCCAAACATCTTTATCTGTAATGCCCAAACTAACCTTCTGTCTTTGTatacgtttttgtttttgttttttttttaggtttatttatttttagagggagagagcagagggaatgggtagaggaagagggagactcaagcagactctgcgctgagacTGAAgcagggcttggtctcatgagactgagatcataaccctcagctgaaaccaagagtcagtcacttaatcAATTGTGCCACCAGGTGCCCGTGTAGATGTCAGTTCTTAATAACTTAATTCCCACTGAACATCCTGGAACctctaacattttcatttttatgatccTTTTAGAATGTCACATACAAAGTTAAATATTCTGCATGATGgtcaagaaaaaggaagagaagaatctCTAACTGGTCTGGGGTTGAGAAAAGATTTAACTATAaacttttagaattcttttttttttttttttaaacttttagaattctaaaacaaaaactaaagcagaAGTTTCTTACAATGACCCTTCTGATTGATGTCTGGGCATGAGACTTTATGGCCACACTCTCTCTGCTCACATGAACCTATGTAGGAACCCATGATTCCAAACAAAGCCAAGGGAGATACAAAGTTGAATTCTAAGAATGAACATTCATCACAATACGGTCTCTAAAAGGCTGTTATCCTCTCCTGATCTTCCCTAGAACCTTAGGCACATGGTGACAACCCTGAATATGTATCCCTTACCCTCATCTTGCAGGAAAACAGATACGTGGCTTTGGGTCTAGTTAGAACATCTAGTCCTATCTCCTTAATGATAGCTGCTTAAACAAAAGGTAAAACAGAGATGAAGTTTACTACCTGATGCAGATGATGCATCAGATTCCAATCCTCCAGCTTGTTGCTGATAAAACTGTTGGTAATCCTGTGAGTACTGAAGAAAAGTCCACTGTTAAAGCTGCTATTCTCAGACCTGCTCTGGAGAGCAGAAGTTGGATGCTGGTCAAATCTACCTACCTGAGCATATTGGGCATAGCCATCTTGGCCTGGCTGCAGGTAACTGTAGTCAACACTGCCTCCTTCACCACTCTGAGACtataaaatgtcaaaagaaaagGATACACACAGGTGAGGTTAGTGGACATCAAGGAAAGAAGCCAGGAAGTACTTCCTAAAACTGACCTTGGAGAGCTCCTAAGGCACCAGAGATCACTTCTGTGAATTTgggcaccaccaccaccacgctattttgaaaaaaattttaacaattccTTCTTACCTGGGTAGATGACCACTGAGCAGCAGCAATGGCTGTACTGGCCACAGAGAAGGCGCTGACCCGGTTACCATCTGGGAGGACCAAGTCTCTGAAAACACAAAAATTCCATCATGTGGTTCTATCTCAGCATGCTCCCAATCTGCCAAGGAAATAGCAATTCACTCTAGCTTTTGTTGAGAGCTCTCAAATGCTAGCAAGGCCTCATTTCTCCATGGGTGAGTTCCTTAGTGGGCAAATGTCTCTGCAGTATCACTGTTTTACTGTGTATCCTACCTTCTAGTAAGGTGTTTCCTGGGTGAGCAATGATACTACAAATGGGAAATTTACATCTCTGGACTGAGGCTCACTCTATATGAAAC encodes:
- the RBM5 gene encoding RNA-binding protein 5, with the translated sequence MGSDKRVSRTERSGRYGSIIDRDDRDERESRSRRRDSDYKRSSDDRRGDRYDDYRDYDSPERERERRNSDRSEDGYHSDGDYGEHDYRHDISDERESKTIMLRGLPITITESDIREMMESFEGPQPADVRLMKRKTGVSRGFAFVEFYHLQDATSWMEANQKKLVIQGKHIAMHYSNPRPKFEDWLCNKCCLNNFRKRLKCFRCGADKFDSEQEVPPGTTESVQSVDYYCDTIILRNIAPHTVVDSIMTALSPYASLAVNNIRLIKDKQTQQNRGFAFVQLSSAMDASQLLQILQSLHPPLKIDGKTIGVDFAKSARKDLVLPDGNRVSAFSVASTAIAAAQWSSTQSQSGEGGSVDYSYLQPGQDGYAQYAQYSQDYQQFYQQQAGGLESDASSASGTAVTTTSAAVVSQSPQLYNQTSNPPSSPTEEAQPSTSTSTQAPAASPTGVVPGTKYAVPDTSTYQYDESSGYYYDPTTGLYYDPNSQYYYNSLTQQYLYWDGEKETYVPAAESSSHQQTGLPPAKEGKEKKEKPKSKTAQQIAKDMERWAKSLNKQKENFKNSFQPVNSLREEERRESAAADAGFALFEKKGALAERQQLIPELVRNGDEENPLKRGLVAAYSGDSDNEEELVERLESEEEKLADWKKMACLLCRRQFPNRDALVRHQQLSDLHKQNMDIYRRSRLSEQELEALELREREMKYRDRAAERREKYGIPEPPEPKRKKQFDAGTVNYEQPTKDGIDHSNIGNKMLQAMGWREGSGLGRKCQGITAPIEAQVRLKGAGLGAKGSAYGLSGADSYKDAVRKAMFARFTEME